The genomic DNA GGACGCGCCAATAATTGGGGCATGGCCGTACTACCCACGTGACTACTTTTTAATAGATTCGCCTGTAATTGCTGGCGTAACAAGGTTTGATACTCGGTTGCTTGTTTTTGCCAGTCAGATTGATAGGTGGTTAATTGAATTGGTTGCATAGAATCCCTCCGCTCATTAAAAACGTTAAAGTCATTGAAAGGATACACTTTTTGAGTGGTTTTGAAAAGGAAAGACGTGTTTTTCAAAGCGAGAAGCAATAAAAAAACACGATTGCAGATCAACCGTGTTGTGTGTGGCGCTTATTTGAGATTGAGTGTTGTCCGTTGTCGCCAGGTCTTAATCAGTGCAACCACCGCGGCTGGGATGAGCGCGGCGGCCATAATTCCTAGAAAACAGAGCGAGAGGTGGTTCTGTACAAAGCTGATCGAGCCAAAGAAGTAACCAAGTGAACAGCCGACACTGACCCAGATACCAACGCCAACTAAGTTCCAGATAGCGAAGGTCGGTTGCGGCATTTTAGCTGCCCCGGCACTCAGCGGGACAAAGGTCCGCACGAGTGGAACGAAGCGGCCAAACATGACAGCTTTGGCGCCATACTTAGCGAAAAATTGTTGTGCGCGTTGTTGCTTGGATTGGGGAAGGTGGCGTTGCAACCACGGTAAGCGAATCAGGTGGCGGCCAATTTCGAAATTGACAGTGTCGCCAATTACAGCAGCCACAAAGAATACGGGCACCAGAATCTGAATACTGAGGGCGTCGCTGTGAGTTGCAGCCATCGTGCTGGCGAGAAAGATCAATGATTCGCCGGGAAGAAATGGGAAAACGACCATGCCCGTTTCAAGAAAGATAACGGCAAATAATAAGATGTAAGACCAACTACCAAGCGTGGTTAATAGCGGGACGATACTTTGTTCTAAATGGGTTAAAATGGTTATTAAATTGACCAACGGCGCCACCTCCAATTTAAGTTGCATTTATTATAAGCGTCTGCGGATTGAAAAACAGATGTAACCGATTACATTTCATTCAGTTTAACACAATCGTAACTTTGGTAAACCAATGTTCAAACATTTTTACATAAAAAGGCAAAAATTAGCGTGTGACATGGGTTATTAATTGAGTCGGGCCGCTGATAGTGATAAAATTATTGTTCGATATTTAGGAATGGAGGGCGTTCAATGGCTAAGTCAATTAAAGCTGCAGAACAGGAACACTTAGATCATGTGGTTGCGAAAATTAAGGTGGCTGAAGAGCAGCAAAGCCAAACCATTACGCGCTCGGAACAGGATCAGGCCGACATCAAGCGGGATTTGCTGAATAACATCAATATTAAAACGGATAGTTACGAAGGCATGATGGAGACTGGACTGTCCGTGCGCCAGCAACAGCAAATGATGGATGAGCGGCAAAATAGTTGGAAACATGCGACTAAACAGTTGTCGACCTTGAAAAAGTTGGAAAAGAACACTTATTTTGCGCGACTTGATTTTCATGAGAACGGTGAACCGAAGCCCGAAACCATTTATATTGGGCTAAGTTCGTTTTCCGATACACCGGATCACTTTTTGATTTATGATTGGCGGGCCCCAATTTCCAGTATTTATTACGACGGTGGTTTGGGTCACGTGACTTACCAGACTCCAGATGGTGAGCAGACCGTTAACGTGAAGTTGAAACGCCAACTGATGGTGGAAGATGGTCAAGTTGTGACTGTCTACGATACTGATGAAGCTGTGGGCGATTCGATGTTACTCGAAGTGTTGGACGAAAAGTCTG from Lactiplantibacillus paraplantarum includes the following:
- a CDS encoding DedA family protein; protein product: MQLKLEVAPLVNLITILTHLEQSIVPLLTTLGSWSYILLFAVIFLETGMVVFPFLPGESLIFLASTMAATHSDALSIQILVPVFFVAAVIGDTVNFEIGRHLIRLPWLQRHLPQSKQQRAQQFFAKYGAKAVMFGRFVPLVRTFVPLSAGAAKMPQPTFAIWNLVGVGIWVSVGCSLGYFFGSISFVQNHLSLCFLGIMAAALIPAAVVALIKTWRQRTTLNLK